Genomic segment of Clostridium sp. Marseille-P299:
TTGTCCATCCTCTTTACCACGAAGTGATAATGTATATTGACATTCTTGTTCATGGAACATATCCAAGTTACCGAAAGCAATTGGCTTAACAATAACAACGCTGCCATCAAATACACCTTTTTCATTTGCTACATCGATCATATGATCTACAAAACCACGAAGGAAGTTACCTTCGCCAAATTGTAATACTTTTACTGGTCTTTCTTTTGCCTTTGAAATTGTCTTGTTAAGAATGTTCATTCCTTAGTCTCCTTCACTATCTGATTCATAATTTCATAAAGTGTTATTATTTTAGTTAGCGTAACCGCTTTAACGAATACTTATAGCACTCTATACTATTTTTATAACAAAATAATAATTTATCTTTCGGTTTGAGTAATATAGCTCTCTCAAGCCATGGTACACTACATTTATAATCAATTGAACCATTCTGAGTATGCTTTTTATGCAATTTCAAAATGTAAGAAAATCTTTCTTTCATAAATTTACTTCGCTATGTTTTAAGTTGGGAAAATTTATGTATCAAATCAATTTATAAATGTAAGCGTTTACAATTAGTATTTTACTCATGTTTTCCTAATATGTCAATGGCTTTTAAAGCTTTTTTTATTTCTTTATAAATTCACTAAAAACTACATGAAATCTTTTTGCAAAATGCCCTTGTCAGTCTATTTTTTGTATAGTATAATATATATTGATTATAAGTCATTGATATAGCATAACTGTAAGCGCTTACACAGTTGTTTTATTAAAGCGCTTACATAGGAAACCAGGGGGTTAACAACATGAACATTTACGATGTTTCTCAAAGAGCAGGTGTCTCCATTGCTACCGTTTCACGTGTTATCAATGGAAATCCAAACGTAAGTGAAAAAACCAAACAAAAAGTTTTAGATGTAATGAAAGAAATTGGATACACTCCAAATGTGTTTGCCCGTGGGTTAGGTCTTAACACTATGAAGACCATAGGCATTATGTGTGCTGATTCATCGGATACCTTCCTTGCAAATGCGGTTTATTATTTAGAGCAGAACTTAAGAAAAAATGGGTATGATTCTTTTTTATGTTGTACCGGATATGAGCTCCAAAATAAGCAAAAATACTTGAAATTACTACTCTCAAAACGTGTTGATGCTGTTGTAATGGTTGGTTCAGGGTTTCTAGAATCAAACAAAAAAGATAATGTTTATATTAGTGACGCTGCAGAAGAAGTTCCAATAATGTTAATTAACGGATATCTAAACCATCCTAATATTTATTGTACCCTCTGTGATGATCATCAAGCAGTATATGATGCTGTAAGTAAGTTAATTGCTCACGGTAGAAAGAAAATATTATATTTATATAATTCGAAATCTTATAGTGGTATTCAAAAATTAAGTGGGTATAAAGATGCAATTCTTGCCAATGACCTTCCTTTGGATGATTCTCTTATGCAAATGTGTGTGAATAATATTCAAGAAACCAAGAATTTACTTCTTCATTTACAAGAGAATGGTTTAACCTTTGATGCCATCGTAGCTGCAGAAGATGCCTTAGCCGTTGGTGCTATTAAATTTGCAACTGCAAAGGGATATCATATTCCTAACGACATCGAAATAATTGGTTATAATAATTCTATTTTAGCTACATGCTGTGATCCCGAGCTTACCTCGATTGATAACCATGTAGAAACTTTATGCATTACAACAATTAACACTCTTATGCGAGTATTACTTGATAATGATGTACCTAATAAAACAACCATATCAAATGATTTAATCATCAGAAATACTACAAGCTTTTGATAACATTATGTGTTTACTATGTATAAGCTGTGTTACATAAATCGCTGCTTTTACTTGTAGCGCATTGTTATAAGTTTATAAATAAGAGTACATGCTATACCAAAAAGTATATACCCTTAAATTACTTAACAGTCATTGACTAAATATTCTAAGGAGGATTTCTATATGAAACCATTTATGGACAAAGATTTTTTATTGTCTAATGAGACAGCTAAAACATTATATCATGATTATGCAGCAAAAATGCCAATTATTGATTATCACTGCCACATCAATCCACAAGAAATTGCTGAAGATAGAAGCTTTGATACAATCACTCAGGTATGGCTTGGTGGTGACCACTACAAATGGCGTCAAATGCGTTCAAATGGAATCGATGAAAAATATGTAACTGGTGATTCCACTGACTTTGAAAAATTTGAAAAATGGGCACAAACGCTTCAAAAAGCGATTGGT
This window contains:
- a CDS encoding LacI family DNA-binding transcriptional regulator is translated as MNIYDVSQRAGVSIATVSRVINGNPNVSEKTKQKVLDVMKEIGYTPNVFARGLGLNTMKTIGIMCADSSDTFLANAVYYLEQNLRKNGYDSFLCCTGYELQNKQKYLKLLLSKRVDAVVMVGSGFLESNKKDNVYISDAAEEVPIMLINGYLNHPNIYCTLCDDHQAVYDAVSKLIAHGRKKILYLYNSKSYSGIQKLSGYKDAILANDLPLDDSLMQMCVNNIQETKNLLLHLQENGLTFDAIVAAEDALAVGAIKFATAKGYHIPNDIEIIGYNNSILATCCDPELTSIDNHVETLCITTINTLMRVLLDNDVPNKTTISNDLIIRNTTSF